The Coraliomargarita parva genomic interval GCCGTCGAGGCAGCCGCCCTTAAAGATGTATCCACGGATGAAATACACCGGCGCGGCCCACCACTTGGCGATGTGGCGATACTTTTTTCTCTGACGTTCTGTCAGAGAATTGAAGGATGAAACCTGAGGCTTGAGGCTTGAGGTTTTTTCATCTTCAGGTCTCAGGTTTCCGCCCTCATCCTTCCAGGCGGCGCAGCCGTCTCGATCCTTCATGAGCTGCAAATAGCGCGCTGCTTCCCAGGAGGCGTACTCGTTATGTTTGGCGAGGTAGTGGTGGAGGCCGCGGTATTCGTTGTGTTCGATGGGGGAGCCGAGCTCGCCGAGGCTGCCTTGGAGGACGGGGTGTTCGTGGATCTCCATGTCGAGCTGGCTCCACTGGTTTTCCTCGATGCGCTCGTACTCGCCGGCGCCGACGCGGAAGAGGGCGAGCTTGTTGAACTCGTCCCCATGGCGGAGCTGTCGGCCGAGGAACCAGCGCTCGTAGTTGAGCCAGTAGCCGGCGTGCGGGCTGTCCGGCAGGACGCGGGCGAGCTCCTGCTTGAAGGCCTCGGTCACAAATTCGTCGGCGTCGAGGAAGAGCACCCAGGTGGTCTTGAAATCGTAGTGGCGCAGCACCCAGTTCCGCTTTTTGGGGAAACGGCCGTCCCATGCAAACTGAAGGACCTCCGCGCCGGCTCCGGACGCGATCCGGCAGGTGTCGTCGCTGCTCCCGGAGTCGACCACGAGGACGGGCCCAAAACCGTCGAGCCGCTCAAGACAGCGAGGCAGGTTCCTGGCCTCGTTCTTCACCGGAATGACCACTGTCACGTCGTCCAACATGGGCCTAGCCTTACGTTTCCGCCGACCGTTGCAAGGACGAAGAAAGAGGCCGGTGGCCTCTTTCTGAGGGCTGAGGGCTGACGAAGCGTAACAGCGATTCTGGAGGGCTGAGGCCGGTGACTTACAGCGACGTGGTTTTGTAACCACG includes:
- a CDS encoding glycosyltransferase family 2 protein, encoding MLDDVTVVIPVKNEARNLPRCLERLDGFGPVLVVDSGSSDDTCRIASGAGAEVLQFAWDGRFPKKRNWVLRHYDFKTTWVLFLDADEFVTEAFKQELARVLPDSPHAGYWLNYERWFLGRQLRHGDEFNKLALFRVGAGEYERIEENQWSQLDMEIHEHPVLQGSLGELGSPIEHNEYRGLHHYLAKHNEYASWEAARYLQLMKDRDGCAAWKDEGGNLRPEDEKTSSLKPQVSSFNSLTERQRKKYRHIAKWWAAPVYFIRGYIFKGGCLDGAVGFHFAFCKAVYFYQIRLKIREAQRPQASGGRKAES